A single window of Oreochromis aureus strain Israel breed Guangdong linkage group 7, ZZ_aureus, whole genome shotgun sequence DNA harbors:
- the hspa5 gene encoding endoplasmic reticulum chaperone BiP has translation MKLLWVVMLVVGTVFAADDEDKKDNVGTVVGIDLGTTYSCVGVFKNGRVEIIANDQGNRITPSYVAFTSEGERLIGDAAKNQLTSNPENTIFDAKRLIGRTWGDPSVQQDIKYLPFKVTEKKSKPHIQVDIGGGQMKTFAPEEVSAMVLTKMKETAEAYLGKKVTHAVVTVPAYFNDAQRQATKDAGTIAGLNVMRIINEPTAAAIAYGLDKKDGEKNILVFDLGGGTFDVSLLTIDNGVFEVVATNGDTHLGGEDFDQRVMEHFIKLYKKKTGKDVRKDNRAVQKLRREVEKAKRALSAQHQARIEIESFFEGEDFSETLTRAKFEELNMDLFRSTMKPVQKVLEDSDLKKSDIDEIVLVGGSTRIPKIQQLVKEFFNGKEPSRGINPDEAVAYGAAVQAGVLSGEEDTGDVVLLDVCPLTLGIETVGGVMTKLIPRNTVVPTKKAQIFSTASDNQPTVTIKVYEGERPLTKDNHLLGTFDLTGIPPAPRGVPQIEVTFEIDVNGILRVTAEDKGTGNKNKITITNDQNRLTPEDIERMVNDAERFADEDKKLKERIDARNELESYAYSLKNQIGDKEKLGGKLSDDDKESIEKAVEEKIEWLESHQDADLEEFQAKKKELEEVVQPIISKLYGSAGGPPPEGSEQDEKDEL, from the exons ATGAAGCTGTTGTGGGTTGTGATGCTGGTGGTCGGCACAGTGTTTGCCGCCGACGATGAAGACAAGAAGGACAACGTGGGGACTGTGGTTGGGATTGATCTGGGGACCACATACTCATG TGTTGGAGTGTTCAAGAATGGACGCGTGGAGATTATTGCCAatgatcagggaaaccgaatcACTCCCTCCTATGTGGCCTTCACCAGTGAAGGTGAGCGTCTGATTGGTGATGCTGCCAAGAATCAGCTGACCTCTAACCCTGAGAACACCATCTTTGATGCCAAGAGGCTCATTGGTCGCACTTGGGGTGATCCTTCTGTGCAGCAGGACATCAAGTACCTGCCCTTCAAG GTTACTGAGAAGAAGAGCAAGCCCCATATCCAGGTTGACATTGGTGGTGGCCAGATGAAGACCTTTGCTCCTGAGGAGGTCTCTGCTATGGTGCTGACCAAGATGAAGGAGACTGCTGAGGCTTACCTGGGCAAGAAG GTCACACATGCTGTGGTCACTGTCCCTGCCTACTTTAACGATGCCCAGCGCCAGGCCACTAAGGATGCTGGTACCATTGCTGGTCTGAATGTTATGCGAATCATCAATGAGCC AACTGCTGCTGCTATTGCTTATGGCCTGGACAAGAAGGATGGAGAGAAGAACATTCTTGTGTTCGATCTGGGCGGTGGCACCTTTGATGTCTCTCTTCTGACCATTGACAACGGTGTGTTCGAAGTGGTGGCCACCAACGGTGACACTCATCTGGGAGGTGAGGACTTTGACCAGCGTGTCATGGAGCACTTCATCAAGCTGTACAAGAAGAAGACTGGCAAAGATGTGCGCAAAGACAACCGTGCTGTGCAGAAGCTGCGTCGTGAGGTCGAGAAGGCCAAGAGGGCGCTGTCTGCCCAGCACCAAGCCCGCATTGAGATCGAGTCTTTCTTTGAGGGAGAGGACTTCTCTGAGACCCTGACTCGTGCCAAGTTTGAGGAGCTGAACATG GACCTGTTCCGTTCCACCATGAAGCCTGTACAGAAGGTGCTGGAAGATTCTGACTTGAAGAAGTCTGACATTGATGAGATTGTCCTGGTTGGAGGCTCCACCCGTATCCCCAAAATCCAGCAGCTGGTGAAGGAGTTCTTCAATGGCAAAGAGCCATCTAGAGGCATCAACCCTGATGAGGCTGTGGCATACGGAGCTGCTGTGCAGGCTGGCGTGCTTTCTGGAGAGGAGGACACTG GTGATGTGGTTCTTCTGGATGTGTGCCCCCTGACCCTTGGTATTGAGACTGTTGGAGGAGTAATGACCAAGCTGATCCCCAGGAACACTGTGGTGCCCACCAAAAAAGCCCAGATCTTTTCTACAGCCTCTGATAACCAGCCTACTGTCACCATCAAAGTCTATGAAG GTGAGCGTCCTTTGACCAAAGACAACCACCTCCTGGGTACCTTTGACCTGACTGGCATCCCCCCTGCTCCTCGCGGCGTACCTCAGATTGAAGTCACCTTTGAGATTGATGTCAATGGCATTCTGCGTGTCACTGCTGAGGACAAGGGCACAGGCAACAAGAACAAGATCACAATCACAAATGACCAGAACCGGCTAACGCCCGAGGACATCGAACGCATGGTGAACGACGCCGAACGCTTTGCTGACGAAGATAAGAAGCTGAAGGAGCGAATCGACGCTCGCAATGAGCTGGAGAGCTACGCATACTCCCTGAAGAACCAGATCGGTGACAAGGAGAAGCTTGGTGGCAAGCTGTCAGATGACGATAAGGAGTCCATTGAGAAGGCAGTGGAGGAGAAGATTGAGTGGTTGGAGTCCCACCAAGATGCTGACCTGGAAGAGTTCCAGGCCAAGAAGAAGGAGCTTGAGGAGGTGGTTCAGCCCATTATCAGCAAGCTCTATGGTAGTGCAGGTGGTCCTCCACCAGAGGGCAGTGAGCAAGATGAGAAGGATGAGTTGTAG
- the rabepk gene encoding rab9 effector protein with kelch motifs isoform X1 yields MRTDFNVEPHSDMEFLPVLDPQHKPEEGIWYSLRPRGSAPGVSVGHTCIFTPSEDGGKGRLLIIGGANPSGSFSDSHIINLDNHGWDIVEWEGLEARYEHCSFVPESCPQSLWVFGGAQQTGNRNCIQNVQVADSNPRWNTVETNGTPPSPRTYHTTSACLGDKLFVFSGGEIGSAPVSDSKLHVFDTVSSTWSQPETQGRHPPARHGHIIVAVDSKIYIHGGMAGDKFHNDMYSLDSRSMKWEKVQAKGDIPPGVAAHSAVVLGKNIYVFGGMTADGASNSMYRFNTDKCRWLLMKFKEALPPKRLDHSMCIFPWTVCDDGKPEEERGNRPAPPEAINLLFVFGGMNTLGTIYNDCIVTVVK; encoded by the exons ATGCGTACAGATTTCAACGTAGAGCCCCATTCTG ACATGGAGTTTCTACCAGTCCTTGATCCTCAACATAAACCCGAAGAAGGAATATG GTATTCTTTGAGACCCAGGGGAAGTGCTCCAGGTGTTAGTGTTGGTCACACCTGCATATTCACTCCATCTGAGGATGGAGGAAAAGGGAGACTCCTTATTATTGGAGGAGCCAATCCCAGTGGCAGTTTCTCAGATTCGCACATCATAAATCTag ACAATCATGGATGGGACATTGTTGAGTGGGAGGGTTTGGAGGCAAGGTATGAACACTGCAGCTTTGTGCCAGAGAGCTGCCCCCAGAGCCTGTGGGTGTTTGGGGGTGCACAGCAGACTGGAAATCGCAACTGTATCCAAAATGTACAGGTGGCAG ACAGCAACCCTCGCTGGAATACTGTAGAAACAAATGGGACACCCCCGAGTCCCAGGACATACCACACCACCTCAGCCTGCCTTGGGGACaagctttttgtgttttctggtgGGGAAATAGGATCTGCACCTGTCTCTGACTCCAAACTTCATGTCTTTGATACAG TGTCTTCTACTTGGTCccaacctgaaacacaaggcaGGCACCCTCCAGCCAGACATGGTCACATCATTGTAGCGGTGGATTCAAAGATCTACATTCATGGGGGCATGGCTGGAGACAAATTCCACAATGATATGTACTCTCTTGATTCAA GGAGCATGAAGTGGGAGAAAGTGCAAGCCAAAGGAGATATTCCACCAGGAGTAGCTGCCCACTCAGCTGTTGTGCTGGGCAAGAACATTTACGTGTTTGGAGGGATGACAGCAGATGGAGCAAGCAACTCCATGTACAGATTTAACACTG ACAAATGTAGATGGCTCCTAATGAAATTCAAAGAAGCTCTGCCGCCTAAACGCCTTGACCACTCCATGTGTATATTTCCCTGGACGGTGTGTGATGATGGGAAACCAGAGGAGGAGCGAGGCAACAGACCAGCACCCCCTGAGGCAATAAACCTGTTATTTGTATTTGGAGGCATGAATACTCTGGGTACCATATATAATGATTGTATTGTGACTGttgtcaaataa
- the LOC120432773 gene encoding endoplasmic reticulum chaperone BiP-like, producing the protein MKLFWVVMLVVSTVFAADDEDKKENVGTVIGIDLGTTYSCVGVFKNGRVEIIANDQGNRITPSYVAFTSEGERLIGDAAKNQLTSNPENTIFDAKRLIGRTWADSSVQQDIKYLPFKVTEKKSKPHIQVDIGGGQMKTFAPEEVSAMVLTKMKETAEAYLGKKVTHAVVTVPAYFNDAQRQATKDAGTIAGLNVMRIINEPTAAAIAYGLDKKDGEKNILVFDLGGGTFDVSLLTIDNGVFEVVATNGDTHLGGEDFDQRVMEHFIKLYKKKTGKDVRKDNRAVQKLRREVEKAKRALSAQHQARIEIESFFEGEDFSETLTRAKFEELNMDLFRSTMKPVQKVLEDSDLKKSDVDEIVLVGGSTRIPKIQQLVKEFFNGKEPSRGIDPDEAVAYGAAVQACVLSGGECGGDLVLLDVCPLTLGIETVGGVMTKLIPRNTVVPTKKAQIFSTASDNQPTVTIKVYEGERPLTKDNHLLGTFDLTGIPPAPRGVPQIEVTFEIDVNGILRVTAEDKGTGNKNKITITNDQNRLTPEDIERMVNDAERFADEDKKLKERIDARNELESYAYSLKNQIGDKEKLGGKLSDDDKESIEKAVEEKIEWLESHQDADLDDFQAKKKELEEVVQPIIGKLYGSAGGPPPEGSEQDEKDEL; encoded by the exons atgaaGCTGTTCTGGGTTGTGATGCTGGTGGTCAGCACAGTGTTTGCCGCTGACGATGAAGACAAGAAGGAGAACGTGGGGACTGTAATTGGGATTGACCTGGGGACCACATACTCATG TGTTGGAGTGTTCAAGAATGGACGCGTGGAGATTATTGCCAATGACCAGGGAAACCGAATCACTCCCTCCTATGTGGCCTTCACCAGTGAAGGTGAGCGTCTGATTGGTGATGCTGCCAAGAATCAGCTGACCTCTAACCCCGAGAACACCATCTTTGATGCCAAGAGGCTCATTGGTCGCACATGGGCTGACTCGTCTGTGCAGCAGGACATCAAGTACCTGCCCTTCAAG GTTACTGAGAAGAAGAGCAAGCCCCATATCCAGGTTGACATTGGTGGTGGCCAGATGAAGACCTTTGCTCCTGAGGAGGTCTCTGCTATGGTGCTAACTAAGATGAAGGAGACTGCTGAGGCTTACCTGGGCAAGAAG GTCACACATGCTGTGGTCACTGTCCCTGCCTACTTTAACGATGCCCAGCGCCAGGCCACTAAGGATGCTGGTACCATTGCTGGTCTGAATGTTATGCGAATCATCAATGAGCC AACTGCTGCTGCTATTGCTTATGGCCTGGACAAGAAGGATGGAGAGAAGAACATTCTTGTGTTCGATCTGGGCGGTGGCACCTTTGATGTCTCTCTTCTGACCATTGACAACGGTGTGTTCGAAGTGGTGGCCACCAACGGTGACACTCATCTGGGAGGTGAGGACTTTGACCAGCGTGTCATGGAGCACTTCATCAAGCTGTACAAGAAGAAGACTGGCAAAGATGTGCGCAAAGACAACCGTGCTGTGCAGAAGCTGCGTCGTGAGGTCGAGAAGGCCAAGAGGGCGCTGTCTGCCCAGCACCAAGCCCGCATTGAGATCGAGTCTTTCTTTGAGGGAGAGGACTTCTCTGAGACCCTGACTCGTGCCAAGTTTGAGGAGCTGAACATG GACCTGTTCCGTTCCACCATGAAGCCTGTACAGAAGGTGCTGGAAGATTCTGACTTGAAGAAGTCTGACGTTGATGAGATTGTCCTGGTTGGAGGCTCCACCCGTATCCCCAAAATCCAGCAGCTGGTGAAGGAGTTCTTCAATGGCAAAGAGCCATCTAGAGGCATCGACCCTGATGAGGCTGTGGCATACGGAGCTGCTGTGCAGGCTTGCGTGCTTTCTGGAGGGGAGTGCGGTG GTGATTTGGTTCTTCTGGATGTGTGCCCCCTGACCCTTGGTATTGAGACTGTTGGAGGAGTAATGACCAAGCTGATCCCCAGGAACACTGTGGTGCCCACCAAAAAAGCCCAGATCTTTTCTACAGCCTCTGATAACCAGCCTACTGTCACCATCAAAGTCTATGAAG GTGAGCGTCCTTTGACCAAAGACAACCACCTCCTGGGTACCTTTGACCTGACTGGCATCCCCCCTGCTCCTCGCGGCGTACCTCAGATTGAAGTCACCTTTGAGATTGATGTCAATGGCATTCTGCGTGTCACTGCTGAGGACAAGGGCACAGGCAACAAGAACAAGATCACAATCACAAATGACCAGAACCGGCTAACGCCCGAGGACATCGAACGCATGGTGAACGACGCCGAACGCTTTGCTGACGAAGATAAGAAGCTGAAGGAGCGAATCGACGCTCGCAATGAGCTGGAGAGCTACGCATACTCCCTGAAGAACCAGATCGGTGACAAGGAGAAGCTTGGTGGCAAGCTGTCAGATGACGATAAGGAGTCCATTGAGAAGGCAGTGGAGGAGAAGATTGAGTGGTTGGAGTCCCACCAAGATGCTGACCTGGATGACTTCCAGGCCAAGAAGAAGGAGCTTGAGGAGGTGGTTCAGCCCATTATCGGCAAGCTCTACGGTAGTGCAGGTGGCCCTCCACCAGAGGGCAGTGAGCAAGATGAGAAGGATGAGTTGTAG
- the rabepk gene encoding rab9 effector protein with kelch motifs isoform X2 yields the protein MEFLPVLDPQHKPEEGIWYSLRPRGSAPGVSVGHTCIFTPSEDGGKGRLLIIGGANPSGSFSDSHIINLDNHGWDIVEWEGLEARYEHCSFVPESCPQSLWVFGGAQQTGNRNCIQNVQVADSNPRWNTVETNGTPPSPRTYHTTSACLGDKLFVFSGGEIGSAPVSDSKLHVFDTVSSTWSQPETQGRHPPARHGHIIVAVDSKIYIHGGMAGDKFHNDMYSLDSRSMKWEKVQAKGDIPPGVAAHSAVVLGKNIYVFGGMTADGASNSMYRFNTDKCRWLLMKFKEALPPKRLDHSMCIFPWTVCDDGKPEEERGNRPAPPEAINLLFVFGGMNTLGTIYNDCIVTVVK from the exons ATGGAGTTTCTACCAGTCCTTGATCCTCAACATAAACCCGAAGAAGGAATATG GTATTCTTTGAGACCCAGGGGAAGTGCTCCAGGTGTTAGTGTTGGTCACACCTGCATATTCACTCCATCTGAGGATGGAGGAAAAGGGAGACTCCTTATTATTGGAGGAGCCAATCCCAGTGGCAGTTTCTCAGATTCGCACATCATAAATCTag ACAATCATGGATGGGACATTGTTGAGTGGGAGGGTTTGGAGGCAAGGTATGAACACTGCAGCTTTGTGCCAGAGAGCTGCCCCCAGAGCCTGTGGGTGTTTGGGGGTGCACAGCAGACTGGAAATCGCAACTGTATCCAAAATGTACAGGTGGCAG ACAGCAACCCTCGCTGGAATACTGTAGAAACAAATGGGACACCCCCGAGTCCCAGGACATACCACACCACCTCAGCCTGCCTTGGGGACaagctttttgtgttttctggtgGGGAAATAGGATCTGCACCTGTCTCTGACTCCAAACTTCATGTCTTTGATACAG TGTCTTCTACTTGGTCccaacctgaaacacaaggcaGGCACCCTCCAGCCAGACATGGTCACATCATTGTAGCGGTGGATTCAAAGATCTACATTCATGGGGGCATGGCTGGAGACAAATTCCACAATGATATGTACTCTCTTGATTCAA GGAGCATGAAGTGGGAGAAAGTGCAAGCCAAAGGAGATATTCCACCAGGAGTAGCTGCCCACTCAGCTGTTGTGCTGGGCAAGAACATTTACGTGTTTGGAGGGATGACAGCAGATGGAGCAAGCAACTCCATGTACAGATTTAACACTG ACAAATGTAGATGGCTCCTAATGAAATTCAAAGAAGCTCTGCCGCCTAAACGCCTTGACCACTCCATGTGTATATTTCCCTGGACGGTGTGTGATGATGGGAAACCAGAGGAGGAGCGAGGCAACAGACCAGCACCCCCTGAGGCAATAAACCTGTTATTTGTATTTGGAGGCATGAATACTCTGGGTACCATATATAATGATTGTATTGTGACTGttgtcaaataa